GACCTTTGCCAATACCGCAGGACGAGGGAAGTCATCCACCGGCTGGTTCTATGGCTTCAAGCTGCATCTCGTGGTGAATGATCAAGGTGGTATCGTGTCCTTTGCCTTAAGTGCGGGTAATGTCGATGATCGCCAACCCGTTCCCACCCTGATGAAATCCGTGGTTGGCAAAGTCTTTGGGGATGCAGGCTATCTCTCTCAGGCATTGGCTCAACAACTCGCTCAGCAAGGCATTGAATGGATTACCTCGTTACGGAAAAATATGAAACAGGTCGTGCGTTCTACTTTCGATCAATTGCTCTTGCGTAAGCGTTTTATCATCGAAACCATTAACGATCAGTTGAAAAATCAATCGCAAATTGAGCATTCTCGCCATCGTTCACTGCCTCATTATGTCGCTCATGTCATCGCCGGGCTTATTGCGTATTCCTATCAAGCGAAGAAACCCTCATTGAACTTAAATATCAATGCGTTAGCCATACTCTAATGCTATGCCTTACGTCGAACTCAGGTTAAATTAAGTTCTTTGAGCAAAACAGATGCCTGAAAGTTACTAAAGTGCCCATAACGACCTGACACTCGTTTTTTTAACATAAACGGATATTCGCCTTCTTCTAACATTTGTAAGTCGTAATTGCACTCCAACATTAAAGCATCAAGCTGTTGCAGTGTTTGCGTAATAATCGGTGTCATACTGCCTACATCCGTTAAGTGACCGATTTTGTGTTGACCATCCTGAAACACAAACTGACACGGCTCACGCGCATCATGCGGCACGGGAAAAGGCTGAATAGTTAAATCGTGAATCGAAAAGGCATCATGCGTATTAATATAATGTGTCTGCGCGAATTGCTTATCCCGCATGACATAATGTGTGCCTACCGTTAGATACACAGGAATATGATAACGGCGGGATAAACGACCAATACCCGCAGCATGATCGCTGTGCTCGTGAGTAACTAAAATAGCAGTAAGGGTTTCGGGGTGACAATTAAGACGTTGTAGCCGTCTCTCCGTTTCACCTAAAGAAAACCCGCAATCGACAAGAATGCGGGTTTTAGCCTGTTCAATTAAAGTAGCATTGCCTTTGCTACCACTGCCTAAGGAGGCAAATCGAATCATTAACGCTCGAATTCAGATTTCAAACGGGTTAATAAGTTACGGGCGACATCGGGTTTCAATGGTGTGCCATCTGCATCACCAATAGTAATTAAACTACTGTTGCCCGCGTCGGCTACTTGAATTTGATAACGTGCACCCACTTTGGCTATATCACGATCTGACTTAAAGACCCGTTTAAAGAAGCCTTGTTTCTCACGCCCACTTGGATCGCCTTGGAAGGTTGCAACATAAACACCTTGAGCACGTTGCTGATCTTCAATGCTCATGCCAATACGACCCAACATAACGCCCGTCCGAATCCACGTATCATTCGCAGCACCTGCCACTTGTAAAGCAGGTTGCCCGCCACCAACAGACACTAAGTTCGCAGTGACTGAGGTTTGTGCCGCTTCAGCAACAGGCGCAGCGCCACGACTAGCCGCAGGATCGCCACCTTGCACAAAAATCATCAGGCGATTCAGCATTTCACCTTCTAACTGTGGTTTTGCAGGTTTATATTCCCACTTAACCCCACCAGTGGGGCTTACATGCTCTTCCGCACGTTCATGGCTTAGGAAAATATTCGTTACTTGAGCATTCGGACGCTCTAGACGAATCTTGAAACGGTCACGCGCCCCCGCATCGTATAAACCTTCAAAGGCTTTACCCAAGGTTTTACGCACGACATCCAATGGAATTTCAGCTTTGTTTTCCGCCCAATCCGTTTCCATGATACCTACGCGTGGTTCATCACGTTTAATACCAATGCCCATGACTTGCCAGAATTCTTGCAACTTAGGCCAAACAGCGTCCGCTGGTGCAGCCACTTGTAAATAACGCACATTGCCTTCACGTAAAATCTGCGCACCCGCATTGCTTGGCAATACAGCATTGCTTTTACTATTTGCCACGCCACTTTGTACCGCTGCGGCACTAATTGCCCCACCCGGCAAGGTGGCATAAGTTGGATCGTAATCTGGTGAATTTAAACCGGGCGGAATTTCTAGCGTATTAATGCTGCGGCTATTTTTATAGTCAATCGTGTCGCCTGTACTTAAATCAAAGGCGGAACACGCGGTCAACACGCTAACCGTGCTACAAACCAAAATCGTTTTTGACAGATTGCAGATTTTCATGAGTTATCACTGTGTATTCTGTTGTTAATTAGCACTCAATACCCGCTTTACGCATCGCTGCCAAGATTTTTGGTTCTAGCGAAGCCGACATAGGCACAAGTGGTAAGCGTATGCCCTTTACATCCCCGTAGCCCATTTTGGCTAATGCCCATTTTACTGGCATTGGGTTAGGCTCAAGGAATAGATCTTTATGTAAACCCACTAAAGTATCATTAATGCGGGTTGCCGTTTCGCGATCACCCGCTAACGCAGCCTTACACATTTCATGCATCGCTTTAGGCGCTACATTCGCGGTTACGGAAATATCACCTTGCCCACCCATTAAAATTAATTCCATCGCGGTAGCGTCGTCACCACTATATAGTTCAATTTTATCACCACAGCGCTCTAAGATTTCTTTGGCACGCGCTAAATTACCAGTGGCTTCTTTGATACCGACAATATTCGCAATAATGGCTAAACGTTCGACAGTTTCAGGTAACATATCGCAAGCCGTTCGACCGGGTACATTATAAAGAATGTGGGGAATCGCAACGCTTTCAGCAATTTTCTTATAGTGTTGGTATAAACCTTCTTGCGTGGGTTTATTATAGTAGGGCGTTACCAATAAACAGGCATCTGCACCATCTTGTTTAGCGATTTCACTCATTTCAATCGCTTCTACCGTGCTATTCGAGCCTGTACCCGCAATCACAGGTACGCGTTTATTAACTAATTGAACCACACGCTTCATGACATGGCGATGCTCATCATAAGACAGCGTTGCAGACTCGCCAGTAGTACCCACTGCCACAATAGCATCAGTACCGTTGTTAAGATGAAAGTCGACTAATGCTTCCAATGCTGCTTCATCAATATCCCCAGATGCCGTCATTGGAGTAATGAGCGCTACCATACTGCCACGAAACATGGAATCCTCCAAAAAATGATTTGACAGCATACTACTTAGGCGGGTAAGGAAACACAAGCATTTCACTTTTAAGCCTAAAGGAATCCCCATGACTGCACTTACAATCGGCCAATCTATCCCCCACTTTAGCCTACCTAGTACGACTGATCAGCCCTTTCAATTAAGTGATTATCTTGATCAACAAGCCTTAGTCATTTACTTCTATCCGAAAGACAACACACCGGGCTGTACCACAGAAGGTCAAGATTTTCGTAACTTATATCCACAATTTAAGGCGTTAAATGTGGAAATCGTTGGCGTTTCACGCGATAGTGTCGTCTCTCATAGCAAATTTAAAACCAAATTAAACTTACCCTTTGCGCTGCTTAGCGATACTGATGAAACAATTTGTAAATTATTCGATGTTATAAAACTCAAAACCTTATACGGCAAAACGTCACTGGGTATTGAGCGCAGTACGTTTCTGATTGATAAACAGGGTATTTTACGCCAAGCATGGCGCAAAGTGGCGGTAAAAGATCACGCCCAAACCGTGCTTGAGGCAGCCCGCACGTTATAAATTTAAATACATAAGGTCATTATGGCGGCAATTCATACGCAACATTCTCATCCTAAACGTTTATTTGTATTAGATACCAATGTACTAATGCATGACCCCACAGCACTCTTTCGCTTTCAAGAACATGACATTTTCTTACCGATGGTTGTGTTGGAGGAAATGGATCGTAGCAAGAAAGGGGTTTCTGAAGTCGCGCGTAATGTGCGTCAAGTCAGCCGCTTTTTAGATGAGCTGATTAATAAAGCGGGTGCAGATAAAATCCGCACAGGTATTCCCCTTGCCCAACATGGCTTAGGTATTGCTGACGCAGGTACAGCCACCGGAAATTTATTTTTCCAAACGGAAGCAGGTTTACCGATTCCGGCTAATTTGCCCGGCAATACGCCTGATACCCAAATACTGGCCGTCGCCTTAGGGCTGCAAAACCAATACCCAGACAAAGACGTTATTATTGTCTCGAAAGACATTAACTTACGCATCAAAGCCAGTATCGTCGGTTTACAAGCTGAAGATTATTACAATGACCAAGTATTAGATGATTCAGACTTATTGCCTGTCGGTTTCCATGAATTGCCTGCCAATTTCTGGGATGAGCACAATAAAACGGTTGAGTCGTGGAAAGCCCAAGGGCATACCTACTATCGCTTACAAGGGCCCATGACGCGTGAGTGGTTGCCGGGTAATTTTATTTACTTGCAAGGTGAGCAACCGTTTCAAGCAATTGTGCGTAGAAAAGAAAGCGCGGGTGCTATTGTTGAAACCCTTCGAGATTTTACCGAAACACGACATAGCGTCTGGGGCATCACTGCCCGTAATCGTGAACAAAATTTTGCGCTTAATTTGTTAATGGACCCTGATATTGATTTAGTCACTTTATTAGGTACAGCCGGTACGGGTAAAACGCTATTGACCTTGGCTGCCGCCTTAACACAAACCTTAGATGAGCAACTCTATAAAGAAATCATAATGACGCGGGTTACCGTACCGGTTGGTGAAGATATTGGCTTTTTACCCGGCACAGAAGAAGAAAAGATGACGCCGTGGATGGGCGCATTGATGGATAACTTAGAAGTGCTAACCCAACCTACACAAGGTGGCAAATGGGCGCGTCAATCCACCGATGAGTTTTTAATGAGTAAAATTAAGATCAAGTCGTTGAATTTTATGCGCGGTCGTACTTTCCTAAATCGCTTTATTATTATTGATGAAGCCCAAAACTTAACACCTAAACAAATGAAAACCTTAATCACACGGGCAGGACCAGGCACAAAAGTAGTGTGTTTAGGCAATATTGCGCAAATTGATACCCCTTATTTAACCGAAACCTCTTCCGGTTTAACGTATGTGGTAGATCGTTTTAAGGGTTGGGAACATGCGGGGCACATTACCTTACAACGGGGTGAGCGCTCACGCCTAGCCGATTTTGCCTCCGATAACTTATAACAAGGCGAATACTATGCATGATTTGATTACAAGCTTACTGAATACGGTTAATGCTTGGGGTTACCCCGGCATTTTCATTTTAATGGCAATGGAATCGACCGTACTACCTGTGCCTAGCGAACTGGTCTTAATTCCGGCAGGTTACTTGGCACATCAAGGCGAAATGAACTTCGGCATGATTGTGTTAATGGCCACGCTGGGTAGTTGGTTTGGCGCTTCACTCAACTACGCGTTTGCTTATTGGGTAGGACGTCCTTTTATTGAAAAATACGGCAAATACTTCTTTATCAAACCCGCAGCATTAGCTAAAACCGATAAGTTTTTTAATAAACACGGAGCAATTGCCACATTTACTGGGCGCTTAATCCCAGTAATTCGCCACTTAATTTCCATTCCAGCCGGTTTAACCCACATGAACTACGCCCAATTCAGTTTATATACCTGCTTGGGTGCAGGTTTATGGTCATTTATCCTCACTGCAATGGGCTATTTCATTGGCGACAACAAAACACTGATTGAGCAAAACTTAGTATATGTCACCATTGGCGTGATTAGTTTTGTAGGGTTGTTATTGGCGCTATATTACTGGTGGCAAAAAAAGCAAGCCATTACTGAATAGAATCACAAAAGGTTAGTAGCTTCAGCTCCTAACCTTTTGCAACCGCAAATTAGGCGCGATGCATGGTTTTATGCCGTTTACCGTGCTTATGTTTTTTACCTTTCTTATGTTTTGCTTTGTGTTTGCCTTTGCCTTTAGCATGTTTTGCTTTTTTGCCTTTGGCTGATTTACTCGCTTTATTGGACTTTGGCTTATCACTCGCTTTATCAGGCATTGAGCTTGCAGGTGCAGTTAGCACAACTGCGGGTTTCTCAGTAGTTGCTGATGGTGGTGCTAAAGTTGTGGTATTGGGATTAAGCGTAGTGGTAGTTGGGTTAGCGGTTGTGGGCACAGCACCACTGTCAATAACTGTTGTTGCAGGCATAGTCGACGGTGCAACGCCATTGTTAATAACCGTCGCGCTAGGGGTAGATTCTGCTGCTACTGCTGCCAAACTAAGGCTTGCTAATACACCAATTAACAACCATCTATTAAATAAATGACCTTCCATGACACATATTCCTTATTAATGGGTCTGAGCACTTGCTTCAAAGCAAGTTTAGCTCACTGCCGATGGAAGGTAGGAAATCTTATTTATGGGGAGTAAAACTCCCCTATATCCGTATTAGTGTTTAATACTGCGCAACACAGGCTTTTACACGAGCTTTATCATGATGCTTGTCAAAGAAATCAATAAAACAATTGGCTTTTGCTTGACGCTTTGCAGGTAATTGCTGAATAACCGGTGGAATATCACGCCAATCCCATGAATACTCGGTATCAGGAGCTAAATTATGAATAGCCTTCAGTGCCTCTTGTTCGGTTTTATTATTCATTAACCATAGTAAGAAAGACATAATGGCATAACTTTCATCATTATTAGGCGCAAGTTTTTTGGCACGTTTTGCATAGTCCAAAGCTTGGGCTTTATTACCCGTCACTAATGAAACTTCTGCGGTATTACTTAGCGCACTTAATACAAGCTCAGCCACATCAGATGATTTAGTATTTTTATAAAGTTTAGGAACTAATTTAAAATAGTCTAAAGCTTCTGTTTCATGTCCTAATTTCACCAATACATAGCCCTTGCTATCTAAGGTATCGGCCATCGTATAGTCAACATTACTGCAATAGCTCAGTGGATCGGATGCTAAAACTTTATTAAATGCGTTTAAAGCCAATTCATACTGTTGTGGTTTAATATATAACTTGCCCAGTGAATAATTAGCATAGATAGTTTGACAATGCGTTACATTTTTAGAACGTAAAAAGTGCTGCCATATTTTAATAGCTTGAGAATAAGACTCCTGCTCAACTAACTGATCTGTCTGTTTTAACACGGCATCAAATGTTGGCGAAACTACTGGTTTAGCTACCGGTTTTGTTGGCTTTTTAACAATCTTAGCCACCGAAGCAGGCTTAACTGGTGTAGAAGCTGGGTTAGTGGGTGGGTTAACAACCGTATTAGTACTAACTTGTTGTTGTGCCCAAAAAGCAGCGTGTACAGTAGGAACAGTTGCTAGCGTCAACACTATTGACAAACTTGTAAAAATTTTACTCACTATAGGATATGGCATTAGAAACCTACATATTGTCATTATAAAAATTAAAAGCTTAATGCTTTTTAGGTAACATATCTATACGCATTATTACTTAACTTGAAAAATACGTAGCGCATAAATCCGATCTGAAAGACTACTTAGCTTTACCAGTTCTTGCCGGGTATTTAACGGGTCAATCGCCCAATATTCATGCTCTTGCTTAGCGACCACTAACACCCAATGTTGCACCATGCCGCCCAACATGACTTTGACAACAACGGGACGCTCAGCCTTTAACTCCTGATCCATACGCGTATAACTGGGATCAACCACCACCACATTGATTTTATTTTGCGTTAACTCCGCAATTTTATTCCAGATCACATAACCATTTTCAGTGTAACCCTTTAATTCAAGCAACTTGCTATTAATAGTGGCGGGCGTATAAGAATAACCAAAGCGAGTTAAAGCAGAGGCAAGAGACGTAATAGTGCAGCCAACCGCACCAATGGTTTCTGTGGTATTACCAATCGGCGTTTCCTTCCAATATTCATCACGTTGTAAATAATAGGGGTAACGCACCTTATCATTTAACACGACCCAGATAGGCAGAGCTGGATGTAAATATTTTCCTTCCGGAAATTTTATTTGTGGTTTATTAGCCGATATCACTTCGCCACCTTGCGAAGCAATGGCTTGTGGTGCTTTAAATTGTTGAAAAATTCTAATGCCAAATACCGTTAATAGAAATAAAACGATCATCAAGCCCATAACGGCGCTGATTAGAGACAGGTTTTCTTTAACTAACTTCAGCATAAAATCTATCTACTTTGTTCTTATACAAACAAGCATTTTGCATTTAACTAACCGCTTTTTTATACACTGTACTATAAGCAATGCTTTTGCAAAACACTGTTAATTATTTCGTAGATTTTGTGCAGGCGGTTATTTAAACCGCCGCTTCGCTAATATCTCGCAGTAATTTGAACAATTCGCGGCTACTTTTCGGTGGCTTACTGGCAGCTTGTTCTTTTTTGGCATTACGAATCAAAGTACGTATGCGCTGTATATCGGTCTGCGGATAGGCATTAACCCATTGTTCAACCGCACTTTCTTGCGTTAATAAACGCTCACGCCATTGTTCTAAGCGATGTAACTGCGCGGTTTGCGCCCGATTGCCGCGTTCCCACTCTGCAAATTTAGCTTCAATCGGCTCAACTTCCACCGAACGCATCAACTTGCCAATATATTGCTTTTGCCGTTTTAATGCGCCGCGTTCATTGCGCTCCAATAATTTACGCGCCAACTCCACCGCATCGACCAATTTTTCAGGTAAGTCCAATTGCGCTAGCTTTTCAGGGCTTAAGTCAATCAAACGTTCACCGACGGCTTGTTGTGCCTCACTTTCCCGTTTAAGTTGGCTTTTACTAATAAAATCGTCTTCAAATTCATCATCTTCGTACATAGCTCTAACCTTTAGTGGCCAATGCGCTGGCTAAATCGGGGTATTGTAAGGTGATCTGCAAGTCTTTTAATAATTTATCGTTACGAATTCGCCGCGATTCCTGCAAATAAGATAACATTCCCGCACTGACTGCGCCTTGTGCCTCCGCCAAACTTATTTGCGGGGGGCGCGGCAAGCCTGCATAATCCGCCACCTGATTAAAATAATCCGTCATCGTCGAGGGGTTGCCATCGGTTGCATTATAAATTGCTCCACGAGGCGCAACTTGCATCGCTTGCTGACAAATTTGCGCCAAATCATCGGCATGAATACGGTTCGTCCACGGCGCTTCAGCAGCATTTAAAATCGGTTCAGCACGTTGAATTCGCTCAATCGGCAAGCGATCTAAAGCATAAATTCCCGGCACGCGCAAAATCACCCCATCGCCTTGGTATTGCTGCATCCACGCTTGTAAGGCTAACTCGGCATCTAAACGCCGTTTAGCCCGCGCTACCGTCGGTTTTAACGGCTCATCTTCATCAATCCAACGTCCCGCACAATCACCATACACACCAGTGGTTGAAATCAAGACAATGCGTTTCGGGGCATTCTGTACCGCTAATAAAAACCGCCGTAAGCGACTATCAACCTCGCCTTGTTTAGGCGGTGGCACAAACCAGAATATTTCTTTATCTGCAAAGGCATTACGTGGGAAGAAACTGCCCGCATCCATATCACCTTGCCGCATTTCAATCCCCTGCGCCTGCCCTAAAGTTACCGAATGGTCACTTGCCACCCAGCCTATAGTCGAAATAGCTTGCTTCTGATATAAACGCGCTACACGTCGACCGATGTCGCCACAGCCCATAATCCAAATTGAACGGTTAGCAGATTGCATATGACTCACTCCCAATTACTCGCAGGCAGTATAAACGAAATCAAACCCGGCAAAATGAAACGCGTCATCACCCCGAATGGCAAACGTATTCTGCTGTGTAATGTAGATGGCGAATTTTACGCGGTCGACGACCAATGCACGCATGAAGATGCGTCTCTATACTTAGGGTGTCTGAAAGGTGAGAAAGTACATTGCTCGTTACACGGGGGCGAATTTAACGTCAAAACGGGTAAAGCCGTTACTGAACCTGCCGAAGTTGATTTACAAACGTATCCGGTTAGTATTGAAAACGGTAATCTTTTCATTAAATTAGAGACTGACTAACTGGTCTAGCAGGTGTCGGAAATATTTGGCAGAGCCTGTGCCGCAGGGATGCGGCGCTGGAGCGTACAGGGACGTATTTACAGCGACTCTGACAAAATTTTACGACACCTAAGCTTAATAACTTATTAGGATCTACAACATGCGGCGTTACCTTTGGCTTGGTTCTTTATTATTGCTCTTAGCCCTAATGGCTGCCGCAATTTGGGGTTATTATCATGGCTGGTTTACTCCCACTAAACCGCCTGTGGTCATTATTACGCCGCCAACGCCCCCCTTACAGCCGTCCATTCCACCCGTAGACCGTCCGCCAACCCAACCGCCGATTATTCCTAGCCTGCCGCCGACGGAAACACCCATGCAACCGCCGATTTTAAAGCCGACTGTACCCAAAGAAGTGCATAAGGTGATTGATTCGGTCTTTAAACAAGTTGAAACCACTCGTTCGTATGACCCAGCCTACAAGGTATTAAAATACCCCGGTGGCGATGTACCACCAACAACTGGTGTTTGTGCGGATGTAATTGTGCGAGCATTTCGCGCTAATGGGGTAGATTTGCAAAAAGAAGTGCATGAAGACATGTTATTAGCATTCAACGAATACCCTAAAAAATGGAAGCTACCACGCCCTGATACCAATATCGACCATCGCCGCGTGTATAACCTCATGAGGTTTTTTGAACGTAAGGGTAAAGCGTTACCGATTACCGCAAATCCCGATGACTATAAAACCGGCGATGTGATTGCTTGGGATTTAGGTACGGGGCAAGCCCATATTGGGATTGTACTGCAATTCAAAACCGATGACGGACAACGCCCGTTAATGGGGCATAATATCGGCGAGGGAACATCCGTACAGGACGTCTTATTTGCATGGCCGATTATTGGGCATTACCGCTATTTTCCCTTAGCCAGTAGCGCGCATTAATGCCACAAGCTTTAATCAAACAACTGCAACAATGGGCAAGTGAACTAGGCTTCCAACAACTGGGGATTAGCTCGATTGACTTAAGCCAAGCCGAAGCGCGTTTAGTAGACTGGCTAAATAAAGGCTATCACGGTGAAATGGCATGGATGGCAACACACGGCACAAAACGCTCCCGCCCCGCCGAATTAGTTCCTCAGACCTTAAGTATTATTAGCTTGCGAATGGATTACTTTCCCACCGACAGTGCAGATGCTGTCATGATACTGAATCATCCCGAACGCGCTTATATTTCACGTTATGCGTTGGGGCGTGATTATCATAAATTGATTCGCCAGCGTTTAGAGCAGCTTGCCCAACAGCTAAAAGCGGCAGTCGGCGAGTTAGGTTATCGGGTGTTTACCGATAGCGCTCCTGTGTTAGAAAAACCCATAGCGGTTAAGGCAGGTTTAGGCTGGATGGGTAAACACACCAATATTCTCAGCCGTGAAGCCGGTTCTTGGTTTTTCTTAGGAGAAATTTATACCGATCTTGCCCTGCCTGAAACGGGCAGTGTAAAAGCGCATTGCGGGCAATGCCAAGCCTGCCTTGAGGTTTGCCCCACACAAGCGATTATTGCCCCCTATCAATTGGATGCACGGCGTTGTATTTCTTATCTAACCATTGAATACGCTGGCAGTATTCCTATTGAACTCCGTCCCGCCATTGGCAATCGCATTTACGGCTGTGATGATTGTCAATTAATTTGCCCGTGGAATCGTTTTGCTAACAGCAGTTGTGAGGCTGACTTTCAAGCGCGTCATCGACTCGACCAAGCACATTTATTGGATTTATGGGCATGGGATGAAGCCACTTTTTTAAAACGTATGGAAGGTTCAGCCATTCGACGCATCGGCTATACGCGTTGGCTGCGTAATTTAGCAGTTGCGTTAGGAAATGCGCCGCCTAACCCCCAAATTTACCAGTCTTTAGTCACAAAACGGACACAAATTTCCGATAATTTGCTACTTGAGCATATTGATTGGGCGCTAGCACAGCAACATTTTGCTTAAAAAAATCCCTTCATCCAAGTTTTTTATCCATATATCTGGCTTATTTTCCGCTCATCTAGCAAACGCTGCACTTTTTTTTAAAGGTTTGTCACTATACATCCCATAAACAAACCCAATGACGAACAACACCATGAAAATAAAAAGAAAGTTTGCGTTGTTGCCCGTCGTAGCACTATTATTTTTAACTGGATGCTCGACGGTTGAGAGTCAACCTTTATATCGAATGTGGCAAGCTCGCGCTTACAGCGCTTATCATATGACGCCGCCGCCGCATTCATTAATGCAAGCAAATTTTCGTAAAGAAAGGTCAAGTTTCACTGGTTATAACGCACAAGCAAGTTACAATGCAGCACCGGAATTCGCTGCAAATTCAGTGAACAAGAATGAAAGTGAATACATCGCGCAATATTATTCATTGCAATAGGTCTAAGCCTATACAGAATTGTTAGCCCCTGGAGCCTTAAGTG
This DNA window, taken from Candidatus Thiocaldithrix dubininis, encodes the following:
- a CDS encoding DUF1287 domain-containing protein, which produces MRRYLWLGSLLLLLALMAAAIWGYYHGWFTPTKPPVVIITPPTPPLQPSIPPVDRPPTQPPIIPSLPPTETPMQPPILKPTVPKEVHKVIDSVFKQVETTRSYDPAYKVLKYPGGDVPPTTGVCADVIVRAFRANGVDLQKEVHEDMLLAFNEYPKKWKLPRPDTNIDHRRVYNLMRFFERKGKALPITANPDDYKTGDVIAWDLGTGQAHIGIVLQFKTDDGQRPLMGHNIGEGTSVQDVLFAWPIIGHYRYFPLASSAH
- the queG gene encoding tRNA epoxyqueuosine(34) reductase QueG; the encoded protein is MPQALIKQLQQWASELGFQQLGISSIDLSQAEARLVDWLNKGYHGEMAWMATHGTKRSRPAELVPQTLSIISLRMDYFPTDSADAVMILNHPERAYISRYALGRDYHKLIRQRLEQLAQQLKAAVGELGYRVFTDSAPVLEKPIAVKAGLGWMGKHTNILSREAGSWFFLGEIYTDLALPETGSVKAHCGQCQACLEVCPTQAIIAPYQLDARRCISYLTIEYAGSIPIELRPAIGNRIYGCDDCQLICPWNRFANSSCEADFQARHRLDQAHLLDLWAWDEATFLKRMEGSAIRRIGYTRWLRNLAVALGNAPPNPQIYQSLVTKRTQISDNLLLEHIDWALAQQHFA
- a CDS encoding non-heme iron oxygenase ferredoxin subunit; the encoded protein is MTHSQLLAGSINEIKPGKMKRVITPNGKRILLCNVDGEFYAVDDQCTHEDASLYLGCLKGEKVHCSLHGGEFNVKTGKAVTEPAEVDLQTYPVSIENGNLFIKLETD